The following proteins come from a genomic window of Nitrospiraceae bacterium:
- a CDS encoding PepSY domain-containing protein, translating into MRSIFRRYQGDWSTPQKRRVLWFTIHFWLGWVPGVVFSLIGLTGSLLVFWPELDVWMNPELRTVDSQMAGENDVRSLDDIVAAAESVIPPDGTPYALVFPRFPDTTFAVTYGRPAPNPEQQEWHEIFVNPYTAHVQGQRLMLDLERPWRGSFWKFIFCLHYTLAFGEKGATFVGLLALVLPVLLGTGLILWWPTRGSVNYAFAITQKVSRHRRVYDLHRTLGLYSSGLLLISVVTGLYLVFPDQAKKLIGVVSPTTPISEDLASIQVAGKRPIGFSAAAAIAERHFPDGRYQWIFFPQGADGLYRIVKKAPSERTDILPARTLWIDQYSGRIIHDYHPQHYTAGDTLERWLFPLHSGEAFGIGSRILIVILGLIPGALFITGILRWAKKRRR; encoded by the coding sequence GTGAGGAGTATCTTTCGTAGATATCAAGGTGACTGGAGCACTCCCCAAAAACGGCGAGTGCTCTGGTTCACCATCCATTTCTGGCTCGGCTGGGTTCCCGGAGTGGTCTTTTCGCTCATCGGATTGACGGGAAGCCTGTTGGTATTCTGGCCGGAATTGGATGTCTGGATGAATCCGGAACTGAGGACGGTCGACTCACAGATGGCCGGAGAAAACGATGTCCGTTCACTTGATGACATCGTGGCTGCAGCCGAATCGGTCATTCCACCGGACGGAACGCCATACGCATTAGTCTTTCCTCGCTTCCCGGACACCACGTTTGCTGTCACATACGGTCGCCCTGCGCCTAACCCAGAACAACAGGAGTGGCACGAAATTTTCGTCAACCCCTATACGGCGCATGTTCAAGGGCAACGGCTCATGTTGGATCTGGAACGGCCGTGGCGCGGAAGCTTCTGGAAATTCATTTTCTGCTTGCACTACACCCTCGCCTTTGGGGAAAAAGGAGCCACATTCGTGGGCCTCTTGGCTCTTGTGTTACCCGTGCTGCTAGGAACGGGACTCATTCTGTGGTGGCCGACCCGAGGATCAGTCAATTATGCCTTCGCCATCACTCAAAAGGTCAGCCGGCATCGGCGGGTGTATGACCTCCACAGAACCTTAGGCTTGTACTCGTCCGGCCTACTGCTGATCTCAGTGGTCACCGGTCTTTACCTGGTATTTCCCGATCAAGCCAAGAAGCTGATCGGTGTCGTATCTCCAACCACCCCGATTTCGGAAGACCTTGCATCCATACAGGTGGCTGGCAAACGCCCCATCGGGTTCAGTGCAGCCGCGGCCATCGCGGAACGACATTTCCCTGATGGCCGGTATCAATGGATCTTCTTTCCACAAGGGGCCGACGGATTGTATCGAATCGTCAAAAAAGCTCCGAGCGAACGTACGGACATCCTACCCGCACGGACTCTGTGGATTGATCAGTATAGCGGCCGAATCATTCATGACTATCATCCCCAACACTATACGGCAGGGGATACCCTTGAACGATGGCTCTTTCCACTTCATTCCGGTGAAGCCTTTGGCATAGGTAGCCGAATCCTGATTGTGATTCTTGGCCTCATACCTGGCGCACTGTTCATCACTGGCATCCTCCGATGGGCAAAAAAACGCCGCCGCTGA